The genome window ATAATTTATGCATAGTTTTCCAGTTTATAGTTTATATTTCTGTAGACCTCAGTAACAACTTAAAGGACTATGTCCTCTGGTTAAATTACCTGTTGACAACAGTTAATTTGCCAAATGTGTCTATAGTTTCATGATtttaacacagattttaactTTGGTGTTCTTTGACCTGAGAATTCACAATGTTCACAAATAACTAGCCACCTTCACACTAAGTGCTGACCTTGGAGAGGAGATTTGAAAAGCAACGGTGTGTATACTTGCTTATAAATTTAGTTTTTCCATTTGTAAGATGATGACTTTGTCATTTCTTCTTTCACAAGTCACACCATCTTGTTTGGAGTGACTGTATTTTTgcacatatttttttactttttttgaaaaacccattaaacaagttaaaaatgtttgctTGGCATTTTTAATGCAACCCCTTCACCATGCATAAGCAAAGACTCGTGTTCCTATTAGTATTTGCTTGTGTTCAACGTggcacattttgtcatcattttGTGATTGTTTGGCTGCTGCACCCTTTTCCTAAGACGATCTTTGATCATTTTACCTACTACTACAGCTTTTGCTAACTTAGGGAAATAAAATGATGCCAATATTTTTGCTTCTGTTGCCCAGCGATTATTATACTAGAAGAAAAATAGAAGAATATGGGgcagatgtttttaaaagtatatTCACTGCAAAGTCAACATGTCACCACTACAACTTCACACCTCCTCTTGCTAATCAAACAGAACATCAAGAATGTAAAAGCATTGCATACAAAACTTGTTCAGATTTATTCACAAAGCAGCACTGAATAAATCTGCAGTGCTCTTTAGAATTTAGTGTTCTTAGCTTTCACCATTTATCACTAAATTATTGCAACTGTAATCATTGTCTTTGAGAATGATTACAGTTGCAATAATTTAGTTTTCTACACATTAAAAAACTATTATGAGCCAATTCTAAATTTCAATACCTCCTTGAAACAATTCGTTCACAGAACACTAACACATTGCGCTTTGCACCGATAGATTTACTTTGCTGCAGGAATATTCCCATCTCCACCTCAAGTGCCAGAAAATGTCTGGAGTGCCTGCTCTGCTTTTAGTCTGCGACACAGAAAAAAGGTGCCTGACCTGGTTACGCTTGTCTTGTTTTCTCACCACTTCAGATCTTCCGCATCACAGTGGAGGATGTAGATTTCTTCCTGGGCAGTTTTTAACATGCCCGTCCACAGCAACATGGACAGGAAATCAAAGGGTCAGAGGAGTAACTCAATGCCAAGGACCAAACCTTGAAATACAATCATCATAtgcccttttgtttttttctgtctcaccaATATAACAGCATAATAAAAAGGTACAGGCACATGTTTTGTCCAGACATACAACAGACAGTTGTTTATTGTTAATGCAAATCATTCCAGAGTGTTGGTATAAATATCAGCGTGCAGTATCACTTATTTTTATGATGCAGAAATACCACTACTGAGCTCTTCATGACAAACCAAGAGACAATTTCTGAAACAGTAAAGGATCTGTTAATAGGGATAAAGGCATGTCCTATTTTTCTACCGGTTTATCAGTACAGAAACACTGCGCAAAGTTTCAATCATTCCAATTTGGAAGACTCATAACTGCAGTCTTAAGTCTTAATCTCTCACAAATACACAACAATCTCACCGAACATGATTGtgtaactttaaaaaacaatccGCTCTCAGTCAGCCAACCAAGTTTATTAAAGTCCACTTTCAAAGGCTTTTTCTGGTGTATCTTAGGTCTCAGAGCGTCGTTTCCTGTGTCCCCGCTGAGTAAAAGTTGGTCAGGTTCATCAGCCCATGAAAGATTTGTtatctgttcttcttcttgtcttttttgCTCTTGCTCACGGAGCTGTGAGCAACGTTTGAGGAGAGAGCGGAGGCGTGGCCGCTCGTCTTCAGATGGTCAAACAACTTGTTTCGTGTGGGGAACTCGTTGTTACAGGTCACACAGCAGAGGTTCACTTCCTTCTGGAGGTGGAAAAGGGGAATAAGTGgtttaataataaaactattGATCACTGTcttacagtaagtgcattttcaaaatattctaATGAGGTTCTTTAAAATAACTCAAAAAGGGATGCTGTTAAACTGAAAAGTGTGAAAGCATGTGTAAGCAGAAGACATTATTAAATGCATAATGATAAATACAAATCACACAAAATAGCATCAAGCTGTGGGTTTTACTGTACATACCTCAGAAAActgctctcctcctgtgtttgacTTGACATTTTTTGGCttgtcttttcctcctcccttctTTCCTTTTGTCTTCCCAGAGCTGCTGAGGCAACATTTAGACAACAAATAATTAGTCATATTCTAAAATGTTAAGGCAAAcaccattattttttttataactcaaaTAATTCATGTTATCCTGCCTAATTTAATTCAGAAATGAACTGTGTTGCATCCcctatttgtcattttttgtaATGCCACGTGCTCATGAAAGGATTTTGAAATCTATAGGATGAGATGAGGttcctgtttttccaaaaaGGTTGTTTCCTCTGTTTTGAATAGTACCCCAAGAACTGAAtgagaactttttttttttttttttaaatgcaatgtgggcaaaattatttttaaatctttgtttGTCTGACATCAGGAACCTAATCTGAACCAAACAGCAATCAAAGGGAACAGGATCCCAAGTCCACAAGTCTAATGAGGGGggcacacattttaaaaaattagaCACTCAATTGAATTAAcgcaaaatgtttcttttagcAATAGATCaaatatgaatgaattaatGTGATGCGAAAGGTGTCGCTCGTATTGATGAACTCTCAGAGAATTTATCTCTTGACTCTGCAGTTCGCCTCATCCCTACCAGAGGCTGAAATTTTTACTGTGGGATTCCCGGGGAATGGGAGTCAATGTCACTCACATGACTGGGCGAGACAGGAAAAAGGGTCAACATTAGCTGGCAGGTCGCAAATAAATATGCAGTTCTTATATGTATAAACGCTATTTTCTGATTTTTATATCTTTTACTCTGTCATGGGAGTGGGACGGGACAGGCagagtatttttgtgggagtgGGATGAGACGGTCAAAATCTGCTCCCATGTCACCCTCTAATCTCTACGGAgcttaacatttacatttacctttcagctcaatgttttggttttacgaCCCACAAACTCCACTCTCATCAAGCCTGTTTACACCAGCAACTTCCAGCAAAAAAAGCTCTAATAAACCAATTGCCCAGTaccaaacagacaaagttaaacTAAATTGTAAACAGAGAGGAACATCTAGCAAGCTAGGCAGCTGCATATTTTTCCCCAAAACAGAGcagaaagtaaagtaaatatttgACTTATGTTTATCGGGAtgtcagaaacacaactccTAATGAATGCGAATGCTCTGtggctgctggatgtgtaaaaaaGCAATTGATTGCAAAAAATGCACGACTTTTCAAGATGACAAGTGTTGCATCGTCTGCTGCCCCCATGTGGCCAAAGCCCCATATCATTACATAGCCAGAAGTTGAAATCGTATAAGGAGAGGGAGCTTCAGTCTGGTCTAAAACTATCAAAATGCTAACTTTTGAACAAAtccagacagagatagagagagacagtagCTGTATCTGTTATCACAAAGAACACTTTACAGATCTGGAgatggcaaaaaaaataaatgacctCTTGACTTCTGTGGGAGGACGATCATCCTGCTTCTCGGGCTCTGCAGGGTCTGCTGACTTCTCAGGGGCATCTTCCCCGCAGGTCGTCAGCGTTGGTTttgccgcctcctcctcctcttcctcctccggAGCACTCTGCTATAGAAGTAAAAAGCACGAATAGAGATGGGTTTTAAGAAAAAGGGACACATCACAGGCATTAAAGAGTACATTAAACCAGGCACAGCCACTGAAAGAACGAAAACTTTTACTCACATGTACTACTTtctgctgtttctttttcttcttttgctttttggACAGCCTGTGTTGttggaaagaaaaatgtgaagaaattatataaaatccAGCCTGACAACCAGGTCATTTactacatttttttctctctgatcACATTCACCTACATACTTTTGCCTCGGcttgtcttcctcctcctcctcctcctcttcctgctcattttcctcctctcttccgtCCAGGTTCAAACCAAGTGAAACCTCTTCTTCCACTAGTTGTTGCCGCAACAAAGCCACCATCTCCCGGTgctttttggatttttcatgGTTTTTCATACTatagagagaaaaggaaagaaacgATGAACATACTTGTAAAAGGCCTTAATAACACAGATTTAACATGTGTGAAGTGTATAAAAGCCCTTTGCAGATTTGTATAGTTACCAAAAACAGGTATTCATATAATCTCTAATAATGGTTATTTGACATTCCTTCATGTCCCATTTTTGCCTATGTGAAGTAGCAGtgagtaagaaaaaaaaaaaaaaaaaacaacaactcacaAACAATAGCATAAACGGCTGCGAGCAAGTTGATGAGTCAGAACCGAATCGATAAGAAAATTCCCTCAACACATAAATAAGTGCAGACAATAGAAATGACTAACCTTCATCATTAAAGTTTGACTAATACAGTTTTTCCTCCATTGTTCAGATGCATTGTTAGGAACAAAAATCATTTTACAAATagacaacaaaaagaaaagaaaaccataCATGAAGTCCACACGTGCAAGCATTTAGAACCCAAGAttgttttttctgtaatttataTCAGGGCCATAGGTCACATTGCACCCGCCGTTTAAAAATCACTTACAGTTAAGTGAATGAACTTATTAAGTTACTCACGCTTTATCCGATTTGAAGGATTTGTCACAGGCTGGGCAGTACAGATCATCATAATAGTCAATTGTCAGTTCGTCGCCATCAGGCTGCTCTGCATCTGTGAATGAACATTTATGCATTGAAAAAGAAATTAGAGGCACTTCACacaaaggaaagaaaagtaCTTTATACTTCACTGATGATTAACTTCTATTTAAGCATTAATTAAAATCTGTGGCGATAACTTATGTGATTGACTTGCCTGAGGGTGTAAGCCGAGAACCACCTGCTccctttaaaatgaattaattcaaACTTTAAATGCAACATTACATAAACTACCGTTTACTATGTATATACACGGCCTAACGGGATGttgtgagcacttctcctttgccgagataatccatccacctcacaggtgcatatcaagatgctgatcagctGATCTGCTTATAACATGGACGGATATATCATTTGTGATAAATCTCAAACACGCTTCCTCACTGACCTCCTCCCTCTTCACTGTTCTTCTCCCGTCCGTCCATTTCCAGCTCTTCCTCCTCACTCTCTGATGCGTCTCCAAACTCCTCTCCATACTGAGCCTCtatctgctgcagctccttctcTAGTTCAGACATAGCCGCCCAGCTCTGCTCCCTGTACTCCTCTGCCAGTCTTGGatagacatacagtacagtattacaagtatgaagaagaaaaaacaaaataaacacatttatgcAACTACTTACTTGGCCTGGCTAAGCTTCTGTTTGCgcctcagctcctccaccttcttGATCTTCTCAGCGTTCTGCTCCTCCACCAGCTTCTTGTGGGCCTGCACACGGCGGTCTCGCTTGCGAACAAAAGCCACGAGTTGTCGCACAAGCTCGTTGCGCTCCTTTCGAGCTTTCTCTCTGGtcttcttgttctccttctcCATGGCCCTTTTCTCCCAGCGGTTGGAGGCCTGCCTGGTATCATACTCCTCCTTCCAGGCAAAGTTTTTACGTGTGCAGAAACTCTGCCAGTAGCCGTAAAACACATGCACTACCTGTAATATGTAAAATAGACTGATAAAGTACACAAGCCtacttaaatacttttaatattttagtttttactcAGAGAAAGTAGAACAGAAAAAATGTGCTTACTATTTTATTCATGTAACTGAAGTGTATAAAGAACTCTTAGATCATCCAAAAGAGGAACAACCTTGAGACAAGTGtttaaaaggttcagtgtgtaagttttagtggcatctagcggtgagTGTTGGTCTCATTTCCCAAGTTGTGAAGTCCTTtctccgacttcagtgtgtgttcatgtgctcttacaTCGGCATGTGGAAtaaacatggacgctactacaaagatgtgttggattaccattttcagagcatataaacaacacgcataaacatattacatgtttgCGAAATATATGtatgcaatatgtgattttgcacgaatcaaagctctgtatacttctttatgtcctatgtaaactttatttctctttttgcaaaaaAGATTTAAGAAGGAATTCTGATTATCcaaacaccacatgaatgcaccgctcccccctccctttctAAGCACACAAGAGAAGCTAAAATGGCCAACACGCTCTGatggctcttgtgctaaataataatagcgtgggcctccatttgtctaaatttctcttcttttcttacttctaataaaccactcgactactactactactactactacttcttcttcgtacgtattcagcgtagtgatgaaacgcgctctgtagagcagtttgtccattcaggctactgtagaaacaagGTGCcacaacatggcgacgtccatgtaaggggacccgcggtgtatgtagagaaaaatggctcattttaaggtaacaaaaacataacggttcactATGTTGAGTCttcatacaccactgaaaacataattatgtatattatattgcttttctgtcaataaatcctcctaaatattacacacagaaCCTTAAATTGTGGGGCTGACTTACGGTATCGTAGTCACTCTGCGAGTCTCCAAAGGGAGgaaactcctcctcctcttcctcctcttccacccTGCCatgctccttctcctccttaaCAATGGACTCAAAGAGATTCCTGTAAACTGTGTAAAAGCCCTAGGGAGAGAGAGTGGATGAAAACAAGAGGGAacaataaatgagaaaataaatgttctGAGATGCCAGAAAGAATTTCTGTCCCCACAATCCCAAGGGTTGAAGCTGCCTCCACCAACCTGAACAACCTGTCGTTGAGGTGCTGGACTCTCATAGCTTTTGGGATTGAGACCAAAGAAATTCTGACTGGGTTTAATCAAATCGTGTGGGGTTTTGGTAGACTGGCTGTGTGTTCTTGCATGCTGAAAAGGTGActggatgtttttgttttttttaagtaggGCATAATGTCCAGCTTACACATAGCCTTGCAGCTgaaatttattttgtcactgtaTTGATTTGCCTTTTGATAATCTCATTACTCCTTCCTTTACAACTAGGACAGACAGTCTGGCCTGTTATTTATTTGAGTGGTGCCACAACTCATGGGTTACATTGCCTTTTTAATATCAGGAGGCATCAAATGAAGTTGTTTGGTATGTGTTTTGATTTCATATATACGTCAGTCATACTTATCTCTGTGCTTGTctctgaagattctcagtcaaccaggtcatagttatctaaggaaggttaaaatcaagggcaactggacttcaTCAGAGAACTGAAGAAGCATTTGGATGAGGGGcaaaacatcttcaagtatcttcaactaTGTCCacttgcccttgattttaaccttccttgggtATCTCTGTGCTTGTTGTGGATACACATGTACTCCTTtgggaaaaaacatttaagtgtCTCCCAAAACCTTAACTGTTTCTTTTCCTCCCCACCTCAAAACATAACACGGACAAAGTAGAGAAGAGAATGTGTTACAAATATCATATGGTAATGTCACTTTGGCAGATTGAGATCATTGTTCTTTTGGtattttctttgtctgtagAAGATAACTAAAAAACCTGGTTTAAGTTGTTTTGTGAGTAATGAGCAACATGATCTTTGCACACATGACCACGCACACTCACCTTCTCGTCATCTCCAAAGCCAGAGTAGCAGGTGACTGTGAAGTACTGCAGCAGGTCAATGCTGTCATCTTCATAATCTCCACTCAGTCCTCCTTTCAGCAGAGCGTCCCTGTGGTTGTCATACCTGCCACAcagaaggagacagaggcaCCAGCTGAAACATACTTAACCCACACGGTCTGTCCATAAAACAGTCAAGAAGAACTCTTTGCACATGTTGAAATAAATATGTACGCACCAAGCTCTCTCCTGCGGATCACTCAGGACATCATAAGCTGCCTGAATCAGCTTGAAGTGCTCCGCTGCCTCTTCAGCATTGTCCAAATTTTTATCTGGGAATTTCAGAAGGAAAGCACAGTTGTTGTTAGTGAAAACTTCTTTATTTATTGACAATTTTGTGAAGCTTGAGTTAACAATATGTTGATGCAAGTTTACTGAAAGTGGAAGGAATATACTGACAAAG of Micropterus dolomieu isolate WLL.071019.BEF.003 ecotype Adirondacks linkage group LG13, ASM2129224v1, whole genome shotgun sequence contains these proteins:
- the dnajc21 gene encoding dnaJ homolog subfamily C member 21 isoform X1, giving the protein MKCHYEILGVKRDAGDDDLKKSYRKLALKWHPDKNLDNAEEAAEHFKLIQAAYDVLSDPQERAWYDNHRDALLKGGLSGDYEDDSIDLLQYFTVTCYSGFGDDEKGFYTVYRNLFESIVKEEKEHGRVEEEEEEEEFPPFGDSQSDYDTVVHVFYGYWQSFCTRKNFAWKEEYDTRQASNRWEKRAMEKENKKTREKARKERNELVRQLVAFVRKRDRRVQAHKKLVEEQNAEKIKKVEELRRKQKLSQAKLAEEYREQSWAAMSELEKELQQIEAQYGEEFGDASESEEEELEMDGREKNSEEGGDAEQPDGDELTIDYYDDLYCPACDKSFKSDKAMKNHEKSKKHREMVALLRQQLVEEEVSLGLNLDGREEENEQEEEEEEEEDKPRQKLSKKQKKKKKQQKVVHQSAPEEEEEEEAAKPTLTTCGEDAPEKSADPAEPEKQDDRPPTEVKSSSGKTKGKKGGGKDKPKNVKSNTGGEQFSEKEVNLCCVTCNNEFPTRNKLFDHLKTSGHASALSSNVAHSSVSKSKKDKKKNR
- the dnajc21 gene encoding dnaJ homolog subfamily C member 21 isoform X3, which encodes MKCHYEILGVKRDAGDDDLKKSYRKLALKWHPDKNLDNAEEAAEHFKLIQAAYDVLSDPQERAWYDNHRDALLKGGLSGDYEDDSIDLLQYFTVTCYSGFGDDEKGFYTVYRNLFESIVKEEKEHGRVEEEEEEEEFPPFGDSQSDYDTVVHVFYGYWQSFCTRKNFAWKEEYDTRQASNRWEKRAMEKENKKTREKARKERNELVRQLVAFVRKRDRRVQAHKKLVEEQNAEKIKKVEELRRKQKLSQAKLAEEYREQSWAAMSELEKELQQIEAQYGEEFGDASESEEEELEMDGREKNSEEGGDAEQPDGDELTIDYYDDLYCPACDKSFKSDKAMKNHEKSKKHREMVALLRQQLVEEEVSLGLNLDGREEENEQEEEEEEEEDKPRQKLSKKQKKKKKQQKVVHSAPEEEEEEEAAKPTLTTCGEDAPEKSADPAEPEKQDDRPPTEVKSSSGKTKGKKGGGKDKPKNVKSNTGGEQFSEKEVNLCCVTCNNEFPTRNKLFDHLKTSGHASALSSNVAHSSVSKSKKDKKKNR
- the dnajc21 gene encoding dnaJ homolog subfamily C member 21 isoform X2 — encoded protein: MKCHYEILGVKRDAGDDDLKKSYRKLALKWHPDKNLDNAEEAAEHFKLIQAAYDVLSDPQERAWYDNHRDALLKGGLSGDYEDDSIDLLQYFTVTCYSGFGDDEKGFYTVYRNLFESIVKEEKEHGRVEEEEEEEEFPPFGDSQSDYDTVVHVFYGYWQSFCTRKNFAWKEEYDTRQASNRWEKRAMEKENKKTREKARKERNELVRQLVAFVRKRDRRVQAHKKLVEEQNAEKIKKVEELRRKQKLSQAKLAEEYREQSWAAMSELEKELQQIEAQYGEEFGDASESEEEELEMDGREKNSEEGGDAEQPDGDELTIDYYDDLYCPACDKSFKSDKAMKNHEKSKKHREMVALLRQQLVEEEVSLGLNLDGREEENEQEEEEEEEEDKPRQKLSKKQKKKKKQQKVVHQSAPEEEEEEEAAKPTLTTCGEDAPEKSADPAEPEKQDDRPPTEVKSSGKTKGKKGGGKDKPKNVKSNTGGEQFSEKEVNLCCVTCNNEFPTRNKLFDHLKTSGHASALSSNVAHSSVSKSKKDKKKNR